The Emys orbicularis isolate rEmyOrb1 chromosome 14, rEmyOrb1.hap1, whole genome shotgun sequence genome includes a region encoding these proteins:
- the HERPUD1 gene encoding homocysteine-responsive endoplasmic reticulum-resident ubiquitin-like domain member 1 protein has product MEPFDLLVRSPTQRHPDLRLRGEPGWTVRQLKARLRRLHPEEPPEEDQKLIYSGKLLLDHLYLRDVLPKQETFHALHLVYQSKNLSKMKETNAKIDETNQQPKTVSGPGQDPSVVSSSDGLRQRETSCNQLSTGEANTRVEAAQHPHGVAPGYSAYTTYNMLQMSWFQQIYARQYYMQYLAAVTADTSPTQRSQEIPVAPVAAPAPLPDAFPAQNLPGNHNAPPQLNAGANQNLQMNAQGGPLMEEEEEMNRDWLDWLYSATLFFVFVNIIYFYSSLSRFLMVMGGTVLMYLHHAGWFPFRRRPVHPLPNNVLPQAAINQDQNNNLQEENVGGEAEPEAVSDEGRALPENQQERPSFMNTAWLFFKTFFASLLPEGPPAVAN; this is encoded by the exons ATGGAGCCCTTCGACCTGCTCGTGCGGAGCCCCACGCAGCGGCACCCGGACCTGCGCCTccgcggcgagcccggctggacCGTGCGGCAGCTCAAGGCCCGGCTGCGCCGCCTGCACCCGGAGGAGCCG CCTGAAGAGGACCAGAAGCTGATTTATTCTGGGAAGCTGCTGCTTGACCACCTTTATTTGAGAGATGTGCTGCCCAAG CAGGAGACGTTTCATGCTCTTCATCTGGTGTACCAGTCAAAGAATCTGTCAAAAATGAAAGAGACCAACGCGAAG ATTGACGAAACCAATCAACAGCCAAAGACTGTTTCAGGACCTGGTCAAGATCCTTCTGTAGTTTCTTCAAGTGATGGCTTGAGACAAAGGGAGACTTCCTGCAACCAGCTTTCTACAGGGGAAGCCAATACTAG GGTTGAAGCTGCCCAGCATCCCCATGGTGTGGCTCCTGGATACTCTGCATATACCACTTACAACATGCTACAGATGTCCTGGTTTCAGCAGATTTACGCAAGACAGTACTACATGCAATA CTTGGCTGCTGTTACTGCTGATACATCACCTACACAAAGGTCACAAGAGATACCAGTGGCACCAGTTGCAGCTCCAGCCCCTCTTCCAGATGCATTTCCTGCACAAAACCTGCCTGGAAACCATAATGCCCCTCCTCAGCTTAATGCCGGGGCCAAtcagaatttgcaaatgaatgcCCAGGGGGGTCCTCtcatggaagaggaggaggagatgaatCGAGATTGGTTGGACTGGCTTTATTCGGCAACCCTGTTCTTCGTTTTTGTCAACATTATCTACTTCTACTCCAGCCTCAGCAGGTTCCTCATGGTTATGGGCGGCACAGTTCTGATGTACCT GCACCATGCTGGATGGTTTCCATTTAGACGACGGCCAGTTCACCCTCTTCCAAACAatgttcttccccaagctgcgATAAACCAGGACCAAAACAATAACTTACAG GAGGAAAATGTAGGTGGAGAAGCTGAACCTGAGGCTGTTTCTGATGAAGGAAGAGCTTTACCAGAAAATCAGCAGGAGAGGCCTTCATTTATGAACACAGCCTGGCTTTTCTTCAAGACTTTCTTTGCATCACTCCTGCCAGAAGGGCCTCCAGCCGTGGCCAACTAA